In the genome of Candidatus Methylacidiphilales bacterium, one region contains:
- the atpG gene encoding ATP synthase F1 subunit gamma, whose translation MAALRDIRRRIKSVKNTAQITKAMQMVAASKMRRAQDQALAGRPYAEQMDKMLRSLSRRAGRLEHPLWNSRPQKTPCALLITTDKGLCGGLNTNLLREAAGLPRETVFVSVGRKGKQFLARSGRNLLADFEIAEKAGFGEVKQVSKFLIDKFLAREVDSLSVLYPKFINTLVQKSQKLQVLPIQDLANTDPGLLAGKSHAQQEANPVEHLYEPDVETLLSELLPAYVHFQVYHMLLEARASEHSARMVAMKTATDNASQLVKELTLEYNKARQAAITNEILEISSAQMAAE comes from the coding sequence ATGGCAGCATTGCGGGACATACGGCGGAGGATCAAATCCGTCAAGAACACGGCCCAGATCACCAAAGCCATGCAGATGGTGGCGGCGTCCAAGATGCGCCGTGCCCAGGACCAGGCTTTGGCCGGGCGTCCTTACGCCGAACAGATGGACAAAATGCTCCGTTCGCTCAGCCGCAGGGCGGGCAGGCTTGAGCATCCGCTCTGGAACAGCCGTCCGCAAAAAACGCCCTGTGCTCTGTTGATCACGACCGACAAGGGTTTGTGCGGCGGGCTGAACACCAATCTGTTGCGCGAAGCGGCGGGCCTTCCCCGCGAAACGGTCTTTGTCAGTGTTGGGCGCAAGGGAAAGCAGTTTTTGGCACGGAGCGGACGCAACTTGCTGGCTGATTTTGAGATCGCTGAGAAGGCGGGTTTCGGCGAGGTCAAGCAGGTCTCCAAATTTTTGATAGACAAGTTCCTTGCCCGGGAGGTCGATTCCCTGTCGGTTTTATATCCAAAATTTATCAATACGCTGGTGCAAAAATCCCAGAAGCTCCAGGTTCTGCCGATTCAGGACCTGGCGAACACGGACCCCGGCCTGCTCGCAGGCAAATCCCACGCCCAACAGGAGGCCAATCCGGTGGAACATTTGTACGAGCCGGATGTGGAAACATTATTGTCGGAACTGCTTCCGGCGTACGTGCATTTTCAGGTGTACCATATGCTGTTGGAAGCCCGCGCGTCGGAACACAGCGCGCGCATGGTGGCGATGAAAACCGCAACGGACAATGCCAGCCAACTGGTCAAGGAGTTGACTTTGGAATACAACAAGGCGCGCCAGGCTGCGATTACAAACGAGATCCTTGAGATTTCCTCCGCCCAGATGGCGGCGGAATAG
- the atpA gene encoding F0F1 ATP synthase subunit alpha, with amino-acid sequence MSTLLADIESQIKGLKTDVSKTSVGTVREIMDGVVKIEGLAGVAYHEMIEFPGGAMGLSLNLEDTQVGAIILGDYLGIKEGDEVKTTGKLLQVPVGKALLGRVVDALGSPLDGKGPVKAESFNPLEKLAPGIIQRKPVSQPVQTGIMAIDAMIPIGRGQRELIIGDRATGKTTVAVDTIISQAKLNREAEQTGNKEYRPLYSIYVAIGQKRANLARVIGTLEASGALPYTIVVAATASDSATAQYLAPFAGAAIGEWFMQNGMDALIIYDDLSKHAVAYRQISLILKRPSGREAYPGDVFYLHSRLLERSARVNEKNGNGSLTALPIIETQAGDVSAYIPTNVISITDGQIYLESDLFYQGVRPAINVGLSVSRVGSAAQIKAIKQVAGKVKLELAQFRELAAFSQFASDLDAATKTKLDRGARIVEIFKQRQYNPIPVELQVAILWAAQNGYFDGVPVDKIKAVQEKMTEYLVTRKEAMLKQIAAKKALDDGLIDEIRNALVEFHATNPQ; translated from the coding sequence ATGAGCACCTTATTGGCGGATATTGAATCGCAGATCAAAGGCCTGAAAACGGACGTCTCCAAAACCAGCGTGGGCACGGTCCGCGAGATCATGGACGGCGTTGTTAAGATCGAGGGCCTTGCCGGAGTGGCTTATCATGAAATGATAGAGTTTCCAGGCGGCGCGATGGGCCTGTCATTGAACCTGGAAGATACGCAGGTCGGCGCCATTATACTGGGCGACTATCTGGGCATCAAGGAAGGGGACGAAGTCAAGACCACCGGAAAGCTGTTGCAGGTCCCCGTGGGCAAGGCCTTGCTGGGACGCGTGGTTGATGCGCTCGGTTCTCCGTTGGACGGCAAGGGACCTGTCAAAGCCGAAAGCTTCAATCCGCTCGAAAAACTCGCGCCCGGCATCATCCAGCGCAAACCGGTGAGCCAGCCCGTGCAAACCGGGATCATGGCGATTGATGCGATGATTCCCATCGGCCGCGGCCAGCGCGAATTGATCATCGGGGACCGCGCGACCGGCAAAACCACCGTGGCGGTTGATACCATCATCAGCCAGGCCAAGTTGAACCGTGAAGCCGAGCAGACGGGCAATAAGGAATACCGCCCGTTGTATTCGATCTATGTGGCGATTGGCCAGAAACGCGCAAACCTGGCGCGGGTCATCGGCACTCTGGAGGCAAGCGGAGCGTTGCCTTACACCATTGTGGTCGCCGCGACGGCGTCGGATTCGGCGACAGCGCAATACCTGGCGCCGTTCGCCGGGGCAGCCATCGGGGAATGGTTCATGCAAAACGGCATGGATGCGCTCATCATTTATGACGATCTCTCCAAACACGCCGTGGCCTACCGGCAGATTTCGCTGATCCTCAAGCGTCCCTCGGGGCGTGAAGCTTATCCGGGCGACGTTTTCTATTTGCATTCCCGGTTGTTGGAACGCTCGGCGCGCGTCAACGAAAAGAACGGCAACGGTTCCCTGACGGCCCTGCCGATCATTGAAACCCAGGCGGGTGACGTTTCCGCCTATATTCCGACCAACGTGATCTCCATCACGGACGGCCAGATTTACCTGGAATCCGATTTGTTTTACCAGGGTGTCAGGCCTGCGATCAATGTGGGTTTGTCCGTTTCGCGCGTGGGGTCCGCGGCACAGATCAAAGCCATCAAACAGGTGGCGGGCAAGGTCAAGCTGGAACTGGCCCAGTTCAGGGAATTGGCCGCCTTTTCCCAGTTTGCCTCGGATCTGGATGCGGCAACCAAGACAAAGCTGGATCGTGGCGCGCGCATTGTCGAAATTTTCAAACAACGCCAATACAATCCCATTCCGGTCGAGCTTCAGGTTGCGATTCTTTGGGCGGCGCAGAACGGCTATTTCGACGGCGTTCCGGTGGACAAGATCAAGGCCGTGCAGGAAAAAATGACGGAATATCTCGTCACCCGCAAGGAAGCGATGCTGAAACAGATTGCGGCCAAGAAGGCGCTTGATGACGGGCTTATCGACGAGATTCGAAACGCGCTCGTCGAATTCCACGCGACGAACCCCCAATAA
- a CDS encoding F0F1 ATP synthase subunit delta, with protein MKINREARAAARKWFAFCHAGGRLDENRMREVVKQIAALRPRNHRAILLGIYKLVELDERRRTALVESAVPLEAEEAELRNRLLARFGDDLKIEVVSNPALLGGLRIQVGSDLWDGSVQGRLDALQRSF; from the coding sequence ATGAAAATCAACCGAGAAGCCCGTGCCGCAGCGAGAAAATGGTTTGCCTTTTGCCATGCCGGAGGCCGGCTGGATGAAAACCGGATGCGCGAAGTGGTGAAGCAGATCGCTGCCCTGCGCCCGCGCAACCATAGGGCCATTCTGCTCGGCATTTACAAGCTGGTGGAACTTGATGAGCGGCGCCGCACGGCTTTGGTGGAAAGCGCCGTGCCGCTGGAGGCCGAGGAAGCGGAATTGCGCAACCGTCTGCTGGCCAGGTTTGGCGATGATTTGAAAATTGAAGTGGTTTCGAACCCGGCCCTTTTGGGAGGACTTCGGATTCAAGTGGGAAGTGATTTGTGGGATGGCAGTGTACAGGGCCGTTTGGATGCCCTGCAGCGGAGTTTTTGA
- the atpF gene encoding F0F1 ATP synthase subunit B, protein MEILNNFGIDLGRFFGQLAIWLVLFIILKKYAFGPILNVLEERKRLIAEGVANAERIRQELEAAEKKRVELMAQAGAEGNRLIEEAKKSADLIGAKKVQEAVQQAETLIRKAEEAAALDRERMMGELKQELGRLVVATTSQVTGKILTAEDQVRLQKETISGLAVH, encoded by the coding sequence ATGGAAATCCTCAATAATTTCGGCATTGATCTGGGCCGTTTCTTCGGACAGTTGGCCATCTGGCTGGTGCTGTTTATTATCCTTAAAAAATACGCCTTCGGGCCGATCCTGAATGTCTTGGAGGAGCGCAAGCGGCTGATCGCCGAAGGCGTGGCCAACGCGGAACGGATCCGCCAGGAACTGGAAGCTGCGGAAAAAAAACGCGTTGAATTGATGGCCCAAGCCGGCGCCGAGGGCAACCGCCTGATTGAAGAGGCCAAGAAGAGCGCGGACTTGATCGGCGCAAAAAAAGTCCAGGAAGCGGTGCAGCAGGCGGAAACCCTGATTCGCAAGGCTGAGGAAGCCGCCGCGCTGGATCGCGAACGCATGATGGGCGAATTGAAACAGGAACTCGGGCGGCTGGTGGTGGCGACGACCTCGCAGGTCACCGGAAAAATCCTGACGGCCGAAGACCAAGTGCGCCTTCAAAAAGAAACCATCAGCGGGTTGGCGGTCCATTGA